In Zunongwangia profunda SM-A87, the following proteins share a genomic window:
- a CDS encoding M1 family metallopeptidase: protein MKNIFFPFLFLNAYLAIAQSISPENQIEFVDFKTVNAEVSIYPESAKIDGDVNYSFEVLKSVDSFFVDAEDMSFKEVKVNGKEADFRLAKDKIWIQKKLSPSKENILQLKYSGSPKQTMYFINWDLGNTEEISKQVWTQGQGRYTSHWLPSFDDMREKTIFNLKINFKKDYQVIANGKLESETMLNDSIKQWSFSMQNPMSSYLVAVVAGNYKSKELQSAGGVPISLFYEPKDKNLVEPTYRYSKQIFDFLVDEIGVAFPWQNYKQIPVEDFLYGGMENTGTTIFSESMLTDSIGFKDRNYVNINAHELAHQWFGDLVTETEGKHHWLQEGFATYYALLAEKQIFGEDYYYWKLYETAEQLKKLSDRGEGEALLNPKASSLTFYQKGAWALHILREQLGDEAFKIGIKNYLELYSFKNVSTEDFLKVMENASGQELSQFKKDWLEQSAFKANAALNSLEKSAFIRKYLDVAAVREQSVGTKYNILNGALDFPVNDYVGQEAVMQLQGTTAQEALDLYKKAFETGNIFVRQAIASSMKEIPQPLKSEFEDLLNDDSYLTKEYALMTLWTNFPMDRAKYLSKTRNIQGFYDKNVRMLWLTLNLVTPEYDAGNSQANYAELSGYTHTKYPMEIRQNAFSYLFQIDAFSDQNLKDLMQGTQHYAYRFRDFCRQLLKELLTHEKYLEKFQQLSDSLPKTEQEYLQSQFSK from the coding sequence ATGAAGAACATATTTTTTCCATTTTTATTCTTAAATGCCTATTTAGCGATAGCACAATCGATCTCTCCTGAGAATCAAATCGAATTTGTAGATTTTAAAACGGTAAATGCGGAAGTAAGTATTTATCCCGAATCGGCCAAAATTGATGGGGATGTTAACTATTCTTTTGAAGTACTAAAATCGGTAGATTCCTTTTTTGTAGATGCTGAAGATATGAGTTTTAAAGAAGTAAAAGTAAATGGGAAAGAAGCTGATTTTCGCTTAGCTAAAGACAAAATTTGGATTCAAAAGAAACTATCACCTTCTAAGGAAAATATACTGCAGCTAAAGTATTCTGGCTCACCAAAGCAAACCATGTATTTTATTAATTGGGATCTAGGAAATACTGAAGAAATAAGCAAGCAGGTTTGGACACAGGGACAGGGGCGGTACACCTCGCATTGGTTACCAAGTTTTGATGATATGCGAGAAAAGACGATTTTTAATTTAAAAATCAATTTTAAAAAGGACTATCAGGTTATTGCTAACGGAAAATTGGAAAGCGAAACAATGCTAAATGATTCGATTAAGCAATGGAGCTTTAGCATGCAAAACCCTATGAGTAGTTATCTGGTGGCAGTCGTTGCCGGAAATTATAAAAGTAAAGAATTACAAAGTGCTGGCGGAGTCCCTATTTCTTTATTTTATGAGCCAAAGGATAAAAATCTGGTAGAACCTACTTATCGATATTCAAAGCAAATATTCGACTTTTTAGTAGATGAGATTGGGGTAGCTTTTCCCTGGCAAAATTATAAGCAAATTCCGGTAGAGGATTTTCTTTATGGAGGAATGGAAAATACGGGGACTACTATTTTTTCTGAATCTATGCTTACAGATAGTATTGGCTTTAAAGATCGTAATTATGTAAATATTAACGCACACGAACTGGCACACCAGTGGTTTGGCGATCTGGTTACCGAGACTGAAGGAAAGCATCATTGGTTGCAGGAAGGTTTTGCCACGTATTACGCGTTATTAGCCGAAAAGCAGATTTTTGGTGAAGACTATTATTATTGGAAGTTATATGAAACTGCCGAGCAGTTAAAAAAACTCAGTGATCGCGGTGAAGGGGAAGCCTTACTTAATCCTAAAGCCAGTTCGCTTACATTTTACCAGAAAGGAGCATGGGCCCTACACATTTTGCGAGAACAATTGGGAGACGAAGCTTTTAAAATCGGGATAAAAAACTATTTGGAATTATATAGTTTTAAGAATGTTTCTACAGAAGATTTTCTGAAAGTAATGGAGAATGCAAGTGGGCAGGAGTTATCACAGTTTAAAAAAGATTGGTTAGAACAATCGGCTTTTAAAGCAAACGCAGCATTAAATTCTTTGGAAAAATCAGCATTTATTAGAAAATATTTAGACGTTGCTGCAGTTAGGGAACAAAGTGTGGGTACAAAATATAATATTTTAAATGGCGCGCTGGATTTTCCAGTTAACGATTATGTAGGCCAGGAAGCCGTTATGCAGCTACAGGGAACCACTGCTCAGGAAGCCTTAGATTTGTATAAAAAAGCTTTTGAAACGGGTAACATTTTTGTAAGACAGGCTATTGCATCTAGTATGAAAGAAATTCCGCAGCCTTTAAAATCAGAGTTTGAAGATTTATTGAATGATGATTCTTACTTAACAAAAGAATACGCCCTAATGACGCTTTGGACTAATTTCCCCATGGATCGCGCTAAGTATTTAAGCAAGACCAGGAATATCCAGGGCTTTTATGACAAGAACGTGAGAATGCTGTGGTTAACCCTTAACTTGGTAACACCAGAATATGATGCCGGTAATAGTCAGGCGAATTATGCAGAGCTTTCTGGATATACCCACACAAAATATCCTATGGAAATTCGACAAAATGCCTTCAGTTATTTATTTCAGATCGATGCATTTTCAGATCAGAATTTAAAAGATCTGATGCAAGGAACACAGCACTATGCCTATCGATTTAGAGATTTTTGCAGGCAATTGCTAAAGGAGTTATTAACACATGAAAAATATTTGGAAAAATTCCAGCAATTATCAGATTCGCTTCCTAAAACAGAACAAGAATATTTGCAATCTCAATTTTCTAAATAA
- a CDS encoding patatin-like phospholipase family protein has protein sequence MKALVISGGGSKGAFGGGVAQYLIEEKKRDYDLYVGTSTGSLLISHLALKEVEKIRKVYTSVNESSIFNNRPFLIKHKHGVDHISINHFNVIRNFLQGKKTFGESKNLKKLILNTFSKEEFQQLKASEKDILVTVSNLSLNDVEYKSIKDFDYQDFVEWIWISCNYTPFMSLVQKDGCEYADGGFGSMVPIEEAVKRGATEIDAIILKTEVSHLNRMPSKNVFGLITNLFNFITDRVENQNIRIGKFAAANKDVIINFYYTPTVLTTNSLIFEEEKMKRWWKSGFNYAKLKSEELNQIEV, from the coding sequence ATGAAGGCATTAGTGATCTCGGGTGGTGGCAGTAAAGGTGCTTTTGGAGGTGGTGTGGCACAGTATTTAATTGAAGAAAAAAAACGAGATTACGATTTATATGTGGGTACGTCTACCGGAAGTTTACTAATTTCTCATTTAGCCCTAAAGGAAGTAGAGAAGATAAGGAAGGTGTATACTTCAGTAAACGAATCAAGTATTTTTAATAACCGTCCATTTTTAATTAAACATAAACACGGCGTAGACCATATTAGTATTAATCACTTTAATGTAATACGTAATTTTTTGCAGGGTAAAAAGACCTTTGGTGAAAGCAAAAATCTTAAAAAATTAATTTTAAATACATTTTCAAAAGAAGAATTTCAGCAATTAAAGGCCTCAGAAAAAGATATTTTAGTGACCGTTTCAAATTTATCTTTAAATGATGTGGAGTATAAATCTATTAAAGATTTTGATTATCAGGATTTTGTGGAGTGGATTTGGATCTCCTGTAATTACACGCCATTCATGAGTTTAGTACAAAAAGATGGTTGTGAGTATGCCGATGGCGGATTTGGATCAATGGTACCCATCGAAGAGGCTGTGAAACGTGGCGCCACAGAAATAGATGCCATTATTTTGAAAACTGAAGTAAGTCATTTAAACCGAATGCCTTCTAAAAATGTTTTCGGGTTGATTACCAACTTATTTAATTTTATAACAGATAGGGTTGAAAATCAAAATATTAGAATAGGGAAGTTCGCTGCGGCGAATAAGGATGTAATTATTAATTTTTATTATACTCCCACAGTTTTAACCACGAATTCTCTTATTTTTGAAGAAGAGAAGATGAAGCGATGGTGGAAAAGCGGATTCAATTACGCAAAACTTAAGAGTGAAGAATTAAACCAAATCGAAGTTTAA
- a CDS encoding patatin-like phospholipase family protein: protein MRALVISGGGSKGAFAGGVAQYLMEAEKKKYDLFLGTSTGSLLIPHLAAGNIEKVYELYTNVNQRKIFSLNPFIVKKKEGREYVTINYFNMFWQFLKKKRTFGESKNLLKHIRRNFSNENFKNLKDKVGDVVVTVSNLSKNRVEYKSIHDFSYEDFCEWIWISCNYIPFMSLAKKNGFEYADGGLGCVVPIREAIKRGATEVDAIILEAENMEYNKVLGKNPFSLMLNLYSFVLDQVEYHDVIEGKLAALNKNVKLNIYYTPTKLTENSLVFNKKLMTEWWKQGYDYAATKVKEDKENAKKTKVEL, encoded by the coding sequence ATGCGAGCATTGGTGATTTCGGGCGGCGGCAGTAAAGGAGCATTTGCAGGCGGAGTAGCCCAGTATTTAATGGAAGCCGAAAAGAAGAAGTATGATCTTTTTTTAGGTACATCCACCGGTAGCCTTCTAATTCCGCATCTTGCGGCCGGTAACATAGAAAAAGTTTACGAGCTGTATACCAATGTGAATCAGCGTAAAATCTTCAGTTTAAATCCCTTTATAGTAAAGAAAAAAGAAGGCCGGGAATATGTCACGATCAACTACTTTAACATGTTTTGGCAGTTTTTAAAAAAGAAGCGCACTTTTGGAGAAAGCAAAAATCTTTTAAAGCATATTAGGCGTAATTTTTCAAATGAAAATTTTAAAAACTTAAAGGATAAAGTAGGGGATGTTGTGGTAACCGTTTCTAATTTATCTAAAAACAGGGTAGAATATAAATCGATTCATGATTTCTCATATGAGGATTTTTGCGAATGGATTTGGATTTCCTGTAACTATATTCCGTTTATGAGCCTGGCTAAAAAAAACGGATTTGAATATGCCGATGGAGGTTTAGGATGTGTAGTGCCCATTCGAGAAGCTATAAAACGTGGCGCTACCGAAGTAGATGCCATAATTTTAGAAGCTGAAAATATGGAATATAACAAGGTGCTGGGTAAAAATCCTTTTAGTTTAATGCTCAATTTATACAGTTTCGTGCTCGATCAGGTAGAATATCACGATGTGATTGAAGGAAAACTGGCAGCACTGAATAAAAATGTAAAACTGAATATTTATTACACTCCCACAAAACTTACCGAAAATTCATTGGTCTTCAATAAAAAATTAATGACAGAGTGGTGGAAGCAGGGTTATGATTATGCCGCTACCAAGGTAAAAGAAGATAAAGAAAATGCCAAAAAGACCAAAGTTGAGTTGTGA
- a CDS encoding PLD nuclease N-terminal domain-containing protein has protein sequence MDILLIIAVILILLLWFWAIWDVSRSRFENTYLKLAWLLAVLLFPVLGSIFYFQLKKNFTIKERKFKPDFSKAKPN, from the coding sequence ATGGATATTTTACTGATTATCGCTGTAATTTTAATCCTTTTGCTATGGTTTTGGGCCATCTGGGATGTTTCGAGATCTCGATTCGAAAATACTTATTTAAAACTGGCATGGCTGCTAGCCGTGCTCTTATTTCCTGTATTAGGATCAATATTTTATTTTCAGCTCAAGAAAAATTTCACCATAAAAGAACGAAAATTCAAACCTGATTTTAGTAAAGCTAAGCCGAATTAA
- a CDS encoding DUF7935 family protein — protein MSDTDLLQLLYNTLPALIVAGVSFYFFKTFSENENRRRRFLLHQENQKTALPLKLQAYERMALFLERISPGNLLIRIKPESSDKIQYSNTLVTTIDQEFEHNLAQQIYISNDCWNYIKTAKNATISLIRQSAADNTVENAAMLQEKVLTILMDEDAPTIAALTYVKNEVKEIM, from the coding sequence ATGAGCGATACCGATTTATTGCAACTACTTTATAATACTCTACCAGCATTAATTGTTGCAGGTGTGTCCTTTTATTTTTTTAAAACTTTTTCTGAAAACGAAAATCGGAGACGTCGATTTTTATTACATCAGGAAAATCAAAAAACAGCACTACCTTTAAAGCTCCAGGCTTATGAAAGAATGGCTTTATTTCTGGAGCGTATTTCTCCCGGGAATTTACTGATAAGGATTAAACCTGAATCTTCAGATAAAATTCAGTATTCCAACACTTTGGTTACCACCATCGACCAGGAATTCGAACATAATTTAGCGCAACAGATTTATATTTCTAATGATTGCTGGAATTATATAAAAACAGCTAAAAATGCTACTATTTCATTAATTCGACAGTCAGCTGCCGATAACACAGTAGAAAATGCAGCCATGCTGCAGGAAAAGGTTCTCACCATTTTAATGGACGAAGACGCCCCTACCATTGCTGCACTAACCTATGTAAAAAATGAGGTTAAGGAAATTATGTAG
- a CDS encoding amidohydrolase — MDADLKKDIANVEEKVIEWRRDFHEHPELSNREFETAEKIAKHLKNLGLKVETEVAKTGVVALLKGDHPGKVVALRADIDALPVTERNELPFKSEVTTEFLGSQTGVMHACGHDTHTAILMGTAEVLAKHKDKIHGTIKFIFQPAEEGPPPGEEGGAKLMIKEGVLKSPDVDAIFGLHINSETPVGTIRYKPEGTMAAVERFVITVKGKQTHGSQPWSGTDPILISAKIIDGLQTIISRDSKLIDAAAVITVGKITSGVRFNIIPESAEMIGTVRTLEPKMREKILTRMKEMVPKLAEAYGGEATIELQNNTAVTFNDVALTNQMLPSLQKVAGEDHVELVKATTGGEDFSYFQEEVPGLYFFLGGQPLDSKEPAPHHTPDFFIDESGLLLGVKAMTQLALDYLDPPK; from the coding sequence ATGGATGCCGATCTTAAAAAAGATATCGCTAACGTAGAAGAAAAAGTCATTGAATGGCGAAGGGATTTTCATGAACATCCCGAGCTATCAAATCGCGAATTTGAAACCGCCGAAAAAATCGCAAAACATTTAAAAAATCTAGGTTTGAAGGTCGAGACCGAAGTTGCCAAAACCGGAGTCGTAGCTCTACTTAAAGGGGACCATCCCGGCAAAGTTGTGGCTTTACGGGCTGATATAGATGCTTTACCAGTGACCGAAAGAAACGAGCTTCCTTTCAAATCTGAAGTTACTACCGAGTTTTTAGGTTCGCAAACCGGGGTCATGCACGCCTGCGGCCATGATACACATACCGCTATTTTAATGGGTACCGCTGAAGTTTTAGCCAAGCACAAGGATAAAATTCATGGAACCATAAAATTTATTTTTCAACCGGCTGAAGAAGGACCACCACCTGGAGAAGAAGGTGGTGCTAAATTGATGATTAAAGAGGGGGTTTTAAAAAGCCCTGATGTGGATGCCATTTTTGGTTTGCATATCAATTCAGAAACTCCCGTGGGCACCATCCGGTATAAGCCTGAAGGTACAATGGCAGCAGTAGAACGTTTTGTTATTACGGTAAAAGGAAAGCAAACACACGGCTCACAACCCTGGAGCGGAACCGATCCTATTCTTATTTCAGCAAAAATTATCGATGGTTTACAAACCATTATTAGCAGAGATTCTAAACTGATCGATGCCGCCGCCGTGATTACCGTAGGAAAAATCACCAGTGGAGTACGTTTTAATATTATTCCTGAAAGTGCTGAAATGATTGGAACAGTGAGGACTTTAGAACCAAAAATGCGAGAAAAAATTCTAACCCGAATGAAGGAAATGGTTCCTAAACTTGCTGAAGCTTATGGCGGAGAAGCTACTATAGAACTACAAAATAACACCGCAGTAACCTTTAATGATGTTGCTTTAACCAACCAAATGCTACCAAGTCTGCAAAAAGTAGCCGGAGAAGATCATGTAGAACTGGTTAAAGCCACCACCGGTGGGGAAGATTTTTCGTATTTTCAGGAAGAAGTTCCCGGATTATATTTTTTCCTTGGCGGGCAACCTTTGGATAGTAAGGAACCGGCACCACATCATACTCCCGATTTTTTTATTGATGAAAGTGGCTTATTGCTTGGAGTAAAGGCTATGACTCAATTGGCTTTGGATTACCTTGATCCTCCAAAATAA
- a CDS encoding ATP-dependent helicase, which yields MEAYLAELNDAQRAPTLQIDGPMIVIAGAGSGKTRVLTYRIAYMMSKGIDAFNILALTFTNKAAREMQHRISQIVGRSEAKNLWMGTFHSVFAKILRFEADKLGYPSNFTIYDTQDSQSVIRAIIKDMQLDKDVYKYKQVYSRISSYKNSLITVKAYFNNPELMEADAMSKKPRMGDIYQEYVQRCFKAGAMDFDDLLLKTNELLNRFPEVLQKYQNRFRYILVDEYQDTNHSQYLIVKALSDKFQNICVVGDDAQSIYAFRGANINNILNFQKDYDGVEMYRLEQNYRSTGNIVNAANSIIDKNQTKLDKVVWTANDDGPKIVVNRLLTDGEEGRFVASSIFENKMQQQMANGDFAILYRTNAQSRAMEDALRKKDIPYRIYGGLSFYQRKEIKDVLSYLRLLINPKDEEALKRVINYPARGIGATTMDRLSIAANKYGKSIFEVLENLDHLPELKITKSTRTKLDNFVNMIKHFTILAQNADAFTVADTVTKKTGLVQELKKDGTPEGIARIENIEELLNGIKDFVEEQKELADANGSIAEFLEDVALATDMDKDTEDEDRVALMTIHLAKGLEFPYVYIVGMEEDLFPSAMSMNTRSELEEERRLFYVAVTRAEKQAFLTYTQSRYRWGKLVDAEPSRFIEEIDDKYLDYMIPQDDYKYKPLINTDIFGDEVDKSKLRQTKPKAGTPPAHKPTEEQLRKLRKLRPAASEPEKASNAIQLDVGNEVEHMRFGKGKVLGIEGVGQDKKAEIDFENGGIKKLLLRFAKLNILK from the coding sequence TTGGAAGCTTATTTAGCCGAATTAAACGACGCCCAAAGGGCGCCAACATTGCAGATTGATGGTCCTATGATCGTAATTGCCGGAGCAGGTTCTGGTAAAACCCGGGTACTTACCTATAGGATCGCATACATGATGAGTAAAGGGATCGATGCCTTTAATATTCTAGCTTTAACCTTTACTAATAAAGCGGCGCGTGAGATGCAGCACCGTATTTCACAGATTGTGGGTAGAAGTGAAGCCAAGAATCTGTGGATGGGAACATTTCATTCAGTTTTTGCCAAGATTTTGCGCTTTGAGGCAGATAAATTAGGTTACCCTTCTAATTTTACAATCTATGATACTCAGGATTCGCAAAGTGTGATTAGGGCGATCATCAAAGATATGCAGCTTGATAAAGATGTTTATAAGTATAAACAGGTTTATAGCCGTATTTCGTCTTATAAAAACAGTTTGATTACCGTAAAAGCCTATTTTAACAATCCAGAATTGATGGAGGCCGATGCAATGAGCAAAAAGCCGAGAATGGGCGATATTTATCAGGAATATGTGCAGCGTTGTTTTAAAGCCGGGGCGATGGATTTTGATGATTTATTGCTAAAAACCAATGAGCTTTTAAACCGTTTTCCTGAAGTGCTTCAAAAATACCAGAATCGTTTTCGCTATATTCTGGTAGATGAGTATCAGGATACCAATCACTCACAGTATTTAATTGTAAAAGCCCTGTCTGACAAATTTCAGAATATTTGTGTGGTTGGGGACGATGCACAAAGTATCTATGCTTTCCGCGGTGCGAATATTAATAATATCCTGAATTTCCAGAAAGATTACGATGGAGTTGAAATGTACCGTTTAGAACAAAATTACCGCTCTACCGGAAATATTGTTAATGCTGCAAACTCAATAATCGATAAAAACCAAACCAAACTTGACAAAGTGGTTTGGACAGCAAATGATGATGGTCCAAAAATAGTGGTAAACCGATTATTAACCGATGGTGAAGAAGGCCGATTTGTAGCGAGTTCGATTTTTGAGAATAAGATGCAACAGCAAATGGCTAATGGCGATTTTGCAATTTTGTATCGAACCAATGCACAAAGTAGGGCAATGGAAGATGCTCTGCGAAAGAAAGATATTCCCTATCGAATTTATGGAGGTTTATCTTTTTACCAGCGTAAAGAAATAAAGGACGTTCTGTCCTATTTACGTTTATTGATTAATCCAAAAGATGAGGAAGCCTTGAAGCGGGTGATTAATTATCCTGCCCGGGGTATTGGAGCCACAACCATGGATAGATTGAGTATCGCTGCCAATAAATATGGGAAATCGATCTTTGAGGTTTTGGAAAATCTGGATCACCTTCCCGAACTTAAGATCACTAAAAGCACACGTACCAAGCTGGATAATTTTGTAAATATGATCAAACATTTTACAATTTTGGCGCAGAATGCCGATGCTTTTACGGTTGCTGATACGGTTACCAAAAAAACCGGACTGGTCCAGGAATTAAAAAAGGATGGCACACCCGAAGGAATTGCCAGAATTGAAAATATTGAAGAATTATTAAACGGGATTAAAGATTTTGTTGAAGAACAAAAAGAGTTGGCTGATGCTAATGGATCGATAGCTGAATTTTTAGAAGATGTGGCGCTGGCAACAGATATGGATAAGGATACCGAAGATGAAGATCGTGTAGCGCTAATGACCATTCACCTGGCGAAAGGATTAGAGTTCCCTTATGTGTATATTGTTGGAATGGAAGAAGATCTGTTTCCTTCGGCAATGAGTATGAATACTCGATCTGAGTTGGAAGAAGAACGCCGTTTATTCTATGTTGCAGTGACCAGAGCAGAGAAACAGGCGTTTTTAACCTATACGCAAAGCCGATATCGTTGGGGGAAATTAGTAGATGCCGAACCAAGCCGGTTTATTGAGGAAATCGATGATAAGTATTTGGATTATATGATTCCGCAGGATGATTATAAATATAAGCCGCTTATCAATACAGATATTTTTGGCGACGAAGTTGATAAATCTAAATTACGCCAAACCAAACCAAAAGCAGGAACGCCACCTGCGCATAAGCCAACTGAAGAACAGCTAAGAAAACTAAGAAAGTTAAGACCGGCAGCTTCAGAGCCCGAGAAAGCCTCAAATGCTATTCAACTTGACGTTGGGAACGAGGTAGAACATATGCGTTTTGGTAAAGGAAAAGTTTTGGGGATAGAAGGTGTTGGCCAGGATAAAAAAGCCGAAATCGATTTTGAAAATGGAGGCATCAAAAAACTATTGCTAAGATTCGCTAAATTGAATATACTGAAGTAA
- a CDS encoding potassium channel family protein, which translates to MVIANIIVSLLSIFSIVLLSITFFIPVESELYKLIGYFDFLLCIVFLCDFFSQLFVAKSKWKYFYTVGWLDLLSSIPIIYQFRFIRVFRIFRVLRIIKSIKLLIIFIKKNKATSLYGFIVFSAFITLVLCTTAVLYIEKDVGNIKTAEDALWWSFVTITTVGYGDLYPVTNIGKVLAAILIFCGIASFGAVISFVNRLASSFRD; encoded by the coding sequence ATGGTCATAGCAAATATTATTGTAAGTCTTCTTTCAATATTTAGCATAGTTCTGCTATCCATAACATTTTTTATTCCGGTCGAATCAGAATTATATAAACTCATTGGCTATTTTGATTTTCTACTGTGTATAGTTTTTCTGTGCGATTTTTTTTCACAGTTGTTTGTTGCTAAAAGTAAATGGAAATACTTCTATACTGTTGGATGGCTTGATCTCTTGTCTTCTATACCGATTATTTACCAATTCAGGTTTATCAGGGTTTTTAGGATTTTTAGGGTGCTGCGAATCATAAAGTCAATAAAATTATTGATCATTTTCATAAAAAAGAACAAAGCAACATCGCTTTATGGGTTTATAGTATTTTCTGCCTTTATCACTTTAGTGCTATGTACAACCGCAGTACTGTATATAGAAAAAGACGTAGGCAACATTAAAACTGCTGAAGATGCCCTATGGTGGAGTTTTGTGACAATTACAACGGTAGGTTATGGAGATTTATATCCGGTGACCAATATAGGTAAAGTACTTGCGGCTATTCTTATTTTTTGTGGTATAGCTTCTTTTGGTGCAGTAATCTCTTTTGTAAATAGATTAGCCAGTTCGTTTAGGGATTAA
- a CDS encoding hypervirulence associated TUDOR domain-containing protein has product MIQKGSKVKWEWGNGTATGKVTETYTKEVTKTIDGSKITRKGEQGNKALYIEQEDGSNVLKLEKEVEKAD; this is encoded by the coding sequence ATGATTCAGAAAGGAAGTAAGGTTAAATGGGAATGGGGTAATGGCACCGCCACCGGTAAAGTAACTGAAACTTATACCAAGGAAGTGACAAAAACTATTGATGGAAGTAAAATTACCCGTAAAGGAGAACAGGGAAATAAAGCCCTTTATATCGAGCAGGAAGACGGTAGTAACGTCCTTAAGCTAGAAAAAGAAGTTGAAAAAGCTGATTAA
- a CDS encoding L-threonylcarbamoyladenylate synthase: protein MAEIIRIYNENPNPREITKVVKTLRNGGLVIYPTDTVYGLGCDITNNSALEKIAQIKGVKLEKANFSFICHDLSNLSDYVKQIDTSTFKILKRCLPGPYTFILPGNNNLPTVFKKKKTVGIRVPDNNICRAIVAELGNPIVSTSIRDEDEVIEYTTDPELIQEKWDNLVDIVIDGGYGDNIPSTVIDLTTDQPEVVREGKGSLEIM from the coding sequence ATGGCAGAAATTATTCGTATTTATAACGAAAATCCAAATCCGCGTGAAATTACCAAAGTGGTAAAAACCCTTCGAAATGGCGGACTAGTTATTTACCCTACCGATACCGTGTATGGGTTGGGTTGTGATATCACCAATAATTCGGCGTTAGAAAAGATCGCTCAAATTAAAGGAGTCAAACTAGAAAAAGCTAATTTTAGTTTTATTTGTCACGATCTTAGTAATCTTTCAGATTATGTAAAGCAAATCGATACCTCGACTTTTAAAATACTGAAACGTTGTTTACCTGGTCCTTATACTTTTATCCTGCCGGGAAATAATAATCTGCCTACGGTATTTAAGAAAAAGAAAACGGTAGGTATAAGAGTTCCCGATAACAATATTTGTAGAGCTATCGTAGCAGAGCTTGGTAATCCTATCGTTTCTACCTCTATTAGAGATGAAGATGAGGTGATAGAATATACCACAGATCCTGAGTTAATTCAGGAAAAATGGGATAATCTGGTAGATATCGTGATTGATGGTGGTTATGGTGATAACATACCAAGTACGGTAATCGACTTAACAACAGATCAACCTGAAGTAGTTAGAGAAGGTAAAGGAAGCTTAGAAATTATGTAA